The following proteins are co-located in the Microcystis wesenbergii NRERC-220 genome:
- a CDS encoding secondary thiamine-phosphate synthase enzyme YjbQ produces the protein MRQYQKSLTITTSPKNFHRLTAPIEAIVAESGITTGLCSVFVCHTSASLLIQENADPDVLTDLANFFAKLVPEDSSLYYHSTEGPDDMPAHIRSVLTRTSEQIPIARGKLVLGIWQGIYLWEHRQSRHQRQVVVHITGV, from the coding sequence ATGCGTCAATATCAAAAATCCCTGACGATTACCACCAGTCCCAAGAATTTCCATCGTCTTACCGCCCCCATAGAAGCGATCGTGGCTGAATCGGGCATAACGACGGGATTATGCAGTGTCTTTGTCTGTCACACCTCCGCTTCTTTGCTGATCCAAGAAAATGCCGATCCCGATGTTCTCACCGATTTGGCCAATTTCTTCGCCAAGTTAGTGCCGGAAGATAGCAGTCTCTACTATCACTCTACCGAAGGGCCAGACGATATGCCCGCTCACATTCGCTCAGTCCTAACCCGGACATCGGAACAAATCCCGATCGCTAGGGGTAAATTAGTTTTAGGGATCTGGCAAGGTATCTATCTCTGGGAACATCGTCAGAGTCGTCACCAAAGACAAGTGGTGGTTCATATCACAGGGGTCTGA
- the cobA gene encoding uroporphyrinogen-III C-methyltransferase, which translates to MNQSESCGKVYLVGAGPGDPGLLTLKAKVLLENADIVLYDALVSPSILAMINPRAEQIHGGKRRGRHSLVQEEITALLIQKAQTNAVVVRLKGGDPFVFGRGGEEMLDLIAAGISVEIVPGITSGIAVPAYAGIPLTHRDYSSSVTFVTGHEMAGKYRPQVNWSAIAHGAETIVVYMGVHNLPYIIGELTKAGRSPETPIALIRWGTTPQQQQLIGTFTTIMDQIEATGFEAPAIAVIGAVVDLHDLLQAGQPLLSRTIPPTPISL; encoded by the coding sequence ATGAATCAATCAGAAAGTTGCGGTAAGGTCTATCTCGTCGGTGCAGGTCCCGGAGATCCCGGTTTGTTGACCTTAAAAGCGAAAGTTCTCTTAGAAAATGCCGATATTGTCCTCTATGATGCCCTAGTTAGCCCCTCGATTCTAGCCATGATTAACCCCAGGGCCGAACAAATCCATGGGGGTAAGCGTCGCGGTCGTCATTCTCTAGTACAGGAGGAAATCACCGCTTTACTGATCCAAAAGGCCCAGACTAATGCTGTGGTTGTTCGTCTCAAGGGGGGTGATCCCTTTGTTTTCGGTCGCGGGGGTGAAGAAATGCTCGATCTGATCGCGGCCGGAATTAGCGTCGAGATCGTGCCAGGGATCACTTCAGGAATTGCCGTGCCTGCCTACGCCGGTATTCCCCTCACCCATCGCGATTATAGTTCTTCCGTTACCTTCGTCACCGGCCACGAGATGGCGGGTAAATATCGTCCTCAAGTTAACTGGTCAGCGATCGCCCATGGTGCGGAAACAATTGTCGTTTACATGGGTGTGCATAATTTACCCTATATTATCGGCGAGTTAACCAAGGCCGGCAGAAGTCCAGAAACACCGATCGCTCTGATTCGCTGGGGAACAACACCGCAACAACAGCAGTTAATCGGTACTTTCACCACGATTATGGACCAGATCGAAGCCACCGGCTTTGAAGCCCCAGCGATCGCTGTTATCGGGGCAGTGGTGGACCTTCACGATCTCTTGCAAGCGGGACAACCTTTGCTATCGAGGACAATCCCCCCTACACCCATTTCTCTCTGA